A genomic window from Gymnodinialimonas ceratoperidinii includes:
- a CDS encoding DoxX family protein produces MNDALALVGRLLLAALLLAGTVQKLMSPEGAQALLALASLPAWLLWPSGLFTTFAGIGIALGVATRPLAILAAGYCILTSGFHILMDDPWQSTIAFKNWTIAGGFLMLAAHGPGRFALRP; encoded by the coding sequence GTGAATGACGCGCTGGCGCTTGTGGGCAGGCTCCTGCTCGCAGCCTTGCTCCTCGCCGGTACCGTTCAAAAACTGATGTCGCCCGAGGGCGCCCAAGCGCTCCTTGCGCTGGCATCCCTGCCCGCCTGGTTGCTCTGGCCCTCAGGCCTCTTCACAACTTTCGCAGGTATCGGCATTGCCCTCGGCGTGGCGACGCGTCCGCTGGCGATCCTTGCCGCCGGCTACTGCATCCTCACCAGCGGCTTCCATATCCTCATGGACGACCCCTGGCAGAGCACCATCGCCTTCAAGAACTGGACCATCGCCGGCGGCTTCCTGATGCTCGCGGCCCACGGCCCCGGTCGGTTCGCCCTGCGTCCCTGA
- the trmFO gene encoding methylenetetrahydrofolate--tRNA-(uracil(54)-C(5))-methyltransferase (FADH(2)-oxidizing) TrmFO produces MTQNPQLTIIGGGMAGSEAAWQAANLGIRTRIIEMRPKVETFAHRTGNLAEMVCSNSFRSDDDEQNAVGLLHWEMRAANSVIMHTADAHKLPAGGALAVDRDPFAEAVTAKLQAHPNIEITAGEVTDLPEDGPTIIATGPLTGSALAEAIAKEAGQDALAFFDAIAPIVYADSIDMDVAWRQSRYDKGETLEEQQAYINCPLTKDQYEAFIDALLDAEKTQFKEGETAGYFDGCLPIEVMAERGRETLRYGPMKPVGLTNPHDPQTKAHAVVQLRRDNALGTLYNIVGFQTKMTYGAQKRVFTMIPGLQDASFARLGGIHRNTFINSPTLLDGQMRLRSKPHIRFAGQITGVEGYVESASMGLLAGRMAAAEILGQSLADVPDTTAMGALVTHITGGAEAKTFQPMNVNFGLFPPVEGLKGGRRGRKDRYKAYTDRAKAAWTDWLGPEAAAAQ; encoded by the coding sequence ATGACACAGAACCCACAGCTCACCATCATCGGCGGCGGCATGGCCGGCTCCGAAGCCGCCTGGCAAGCCGCCAACCTCGGCATCCGCACCCGCATCATCGAGATGCGCCCGAAGGTCGAAACCTTCGCGCACCGCACCGGCAACCTGGCCGAAATGGTTTGCTCCAACTCCTTCCGCTCCGATGATGACGAGCAGAACGCCGTGGGCCTCCTGCATTGGGAAATGCGCGCCGCGAACTCGGTCATCATGCACACCGCCGATGCCCACAAGCTGCCAGCCGGCGGCGCCCTCGCCGTGGACCGCGATCCCTTCGCCGAAGCCGTCACCGCCAAGCTGCAAGCCCATCCCAATATCGAGATCACCGCCGGAGAGGTCACCGACCTGCCCGAGGACGGCCCCACGATCATCGCCACCGGCCCCCTGACCGGCAGCGCCCTCGCCGAGGCCATCGCCAAGGAAGCCGGTCAGGACGCCCTCGCCTTTTTCGACGCCATCGCCCCCATCGTCTACGCCGACAGCATCGACATGGACGTGGCGTGGCGGCAATCGCGCTACGACAAGGGCGAGACGCTGGAAGAACAGCAGGCCTACATCAATTGCCCCCTGACCAAGGACCAATACGAGGCCTTCATCGACGCGCTTCTGGACGCCGAGAAAACCCAGTTCAAGGAAGGCGAGACCGCCGGCTACTTCGACGGCTGCCTGCCGATCGAGGTCATGGCCGAACGCGGCCGCGAGACCCTGCGCTACGGCCCGATGAAGCCGGTGGGCCTGACAAATCCCCATGATCCGCAGACCAAGGCCCATGCCGTGGTCCAACTGCGCCGCGACAATGCTCTTGGCACGCTCTACAACATCGTGGGTTTCCAGACCAAGATGACCTACGGCGCGCAGAAACGGGTCTTCACGATGATCCCCGGCCTGCAGGACGCCTCCTTCGCGCGGCTCGGTGGCATTCACCGCAACACCTTCATCAACTCGCCCACCCTGCTCGACGGCCAGATGCGCCTCCGCTCGAAGCCGCACATCCGCTTCGCGGGCCAGATCACCGGCGTAGAGGGCTATGTCGAAAGCGCTTCAATGGGGCTGCTCGCCGGACGCATGGCCGCGGCCGAAATCCTCGGCCAGTCCCTCGCCGATGTCCCCGACACGACCGCAATGGGTGCGCTCGTGACCCACATAACCGGGGGCGCCGAAGCAAAGACCTTCCAGCCGATGAATGTGAACTTCGGGCTCTTTCCTCCTGTGGAAGGCCTCAAAGGTGGACGCAGGGGCCGCAAAGACCGCTATAAGGCCTATACCGACCGCGCCAAGGCGGCCTGGACCGATTGGCTCGGGCCGGAGGCCGCAGCCGCGCAATAA
- a CDS encoding class I SAM-dependent DNA methyltransferase translates to MADKPFLSKVYDLKGDGVRDYYDKWAETYEDELTENAYATPARCAAALAATDLPKDTPILDFACGTGLSGAALHAEGFTIIDGIDLSEAMLAKARAKKIYRNLTRASADAPPPVEPNAYRAITAIGAIGPGAAPAEVIAPLIQALPTGGYFVISLNDVALDTPAFPAALDAQADSIEKVSEERGPHLPGIDVMSTVYVFRRT, encoded by the coding sequence ATGGCAGACAAACCCTTCCTCTCCAAGGTCTACGACCTCAAGGGCGACGGCGTGCGCGACTATTATGACAAGTGGGCCGAGACCTACGAGGACGAACTCACCGAGAACGCCTACGCCACCCCTGCCCGCTGCGCCGCGGCCCTCGCCGCGACCGACCTGCCAAAGGACACACCGATCCTTGATTTTGCCTGCGGCACCGGCTTGTCGGGCGCCGCCCTCCACGCTGAAGGCTTTACCATCATCGACGGCATCGATCTTTCCGAGGCCATGCTCGCCAAGGCCCGCGCCAAGAAGATCTACCGCAACCTGACCCGCGCCTCCGCCGATGCACCGCCCCCGGTAGAACCTAACGCCTACCGCGCGATCACCGCCATCGGCGCCATCGGCCCCGGCGCCGCCCCGGCCGAGGTCATCGCGCCCCTGATCCAAGCCTTGCCCACGGGAGGGTACTTCGTGATCTCCCTCAATGATGTCGCGCTCGATACGCCCGCCTTCCCCGCGGCTCTCGACGCACAAGCCGACAGCATCGAAAAGGTCTCTGAAGAACGCGGCCCGCATCTCCCGGGCATCGACGTCATGTCCACGGTCTACGTCTTCCGCCGCACGTGA
- the gluQRS gene encoding tRNA glutamyl-Q(34) synthetase GluQRS: MITRFAPSPTGPLHLGHAYSAILAHDMARAAGGQFLLRIDDLDQSRARPEWEELIYEDLRWLGLSWDGLRRQSDHFDSYRDAIQTLADTGAVYPCRCSRADITAAASAPQEGVPEFGPDGRIYPGTCRDRAYSERTDTDALRYDLSKAIGTPSQMPTFTETGPAHEGTHKVTAEYLMSHVGDPILARPNLAASYHLSVVIDDAESHVTNVTRGKDLYEATYLQRFLQWKLSLTPPIYHHHRLIRDDAGKRLAKRDDARAIRTYRAEGASPQDIRHMVGL; encoded by the coding sequence GTGATTACCCGCTTCGCCCCCTCTCCCACCGGGCCGCTGCACCTCGGCCATGCCTATTCCGCGATCCTCGCCCATGACATGGCACGCGCGGCGGGCGGACAGTTTCTGCTGCGCATCGACGATCTCGACCAATCGCGCGCGCGCCCGGAGTGGGAGGAATTGATCTACGAGGATCTCAGGTGGCTCGGCCTCTCCTGGGATGGGCTCCGCCGCCAATCGGACCATTTCGACAGCTATCGCGACGCCATTCAGACCCTCGCCGATACCGGCGCGGTCTACCCCTGCCGATGCTCACGCGCCGATATCACTGCCGCTGCCTCTGCACCGCAAGAAGGCGTGCCGGAATTCGGCCCCGACGGCCGCATCTACCCCGGCACCTGCCGGGATCGTGCCTATTCTGAGCGTACCGACACCGACGCCCTGCGCTACGACCTGTCCAAAGCCATCGGCACGCCGTCGCAGATGCCCACCTTCACCGAGACCGGCCCGGCACATGAAGGCACCCACAAGGTCACGGCAGAATACCTCATGTCCCACGTCGGAGACCCAATCCTCGCCCGCCCGAACCTCGCCGCCAGTTACCACCTCTCGGTCGTCATCGATGATGCCGAGAGCCACGTCACCAATGTCACCCGCGGTAAGGACCTTTATGAGGCCACTTATCTGCAACGTTTCCTACAGTGGAAACTGAGCCTCACCCCCCCGATCTACCATCACCATCGCCTGATCCGTGACGACGCCGGAAAACGCCTCGCCAAACGCGACGACGCCCGCGCCATCCGCACCTACCGGGCGGAGGGCGCCTCCCCGCAGGACATCCGCCACATGGTCGGCCTCTGA